The sequence CTAAATTATTTTTTATAATTTCTGTAAGCAACGTTCCTGGTAATCCTTAAAGTATGTTCTTCACCAGGGAAATGTACTGGGTTCGTTTTGTTTTTATTATACATATCTATGATATCTGTAACATCTAACGCTAAATCTTTAAAATATATCACTCCATACATTCTAGGGGGAAGGATGTATATGGGTATATCAGGATTTGACTCTTTTACAAGCTTTTGTACTTCCAATCTAAGATGAGGGCAGCACACAATTATATCAAATTCCGATATTTTACTAAGTGATAATAAAAACGGAGAGAATTCAATATAAAACTCATTTTGAAGATTGCTTTCTTTTATCTCCTTTTCTAATTTAGTGGATAAAGAACTTGAGGAAAAGCCTCCTGCACAACATAAAAGAATTTTTATCATTTTTTAGCCTCCATTTAGTTAAAAATCAGCAAAAATATATAGGTTTTTAGATCAAATGGGTAGATAACTAGATAGCAATTTAAGGAAATTATATTTCAAACTTGCTA comes from Alkalicella caledoniensis and encodes:
- a CDS encoding PTS sugar transporter subunit IIB, which translates into the protein MIKILLCCAGGFSSSSLSTKLEKEIKESNLQNEFYIEFSPFLLSLSKISEFDIIVCCPHLRLEVQKLVKESNPDIPIYILPPRMYGVIYFKDLALDVTDIIDMYNKNKTNPVHFPGEEHTLRITRNVAYRNYKK